In Natronococcus occultus SP4, the following proteins share a genomic window:
- a CDS encoding winged helix-turn-helix domain-containing protein, with product MTATDGEDLEDLPPSAKLVFKVLEYDGPLTQKQIVEESMLSARTVRYALERLEEIGIVDEDIYFADARQSLYRLEEPVAADGSGVEESPKKDACCAE from the coding sequence ATGACCGCGACTGACGGCGAGGACCTGGAGGATCTTCCACCGAGCGCGAAACTCGTTTTCAAGGTTCTCGAGTACGACGGTCCCTTGACCCAGAAACAGATCGTCGAGGAGTCGATGCTCTCGGCTCGAACCGTCCGGTACGCCCTCGAGCGTCTCGAGGAGATCGGAATCGTCGACGAGGATATCTACTTCGCCGACGCGCGCCAGAGCCTCTACCGTCTCGAGGAACCCGTCGCGGCCGACGGGAGCGGCGTCGAGGAGTCCCCGAAGAAAGACGCCTGCTGTGCGGAGTAG
- a CDS encoding NAD+ synthase, whose translation MGAKRKTFVYSEIDTDPGPFITDRDGLETVRERIVDDLRRTVSGADADGVVVAMSGGIDSTVTAALAVEALGSDRVLGLGLPCHKSDRTQVNEARTIADGLGMEFREIQLQPLLDAFEETVAAEFEPETPDRPNERNYALGNVVARLRMACAYYAANRESRLVVGTANRSELLLGYFTKYGDGAADVYPIGDLYKTEVRALAKRLGVPRRIVTKAPTAGFWATQTDADELGAAYDVIDPLLWRLVDEDVPLEDAIDVLGIEPDLAHEIVARCVRTAHKRQTPRTPGIADREGFGDVDSYSR comes from the coding sequence ATGGGTGCCAAAAGAAAGACGTTCGTCTATTCTGAGATCGATACCGATCCAGGTCCGTTCATCACCGATCGCGACGGCCTCGAGACGGTCCGAGAGCGGATCGTCGACGACCTTCGTCGAACCGTCTCCGGCGCCGACGCCGACGGCGTCGTCGTTGCGATGAGCGGCGGAATCGATTCGACAGTAACCGCCGCGCTGGCCGTCGAGGCGCTCGGCAGTGACCGAGTCCTCGGGCTTGGACTCCCCTGTCATAAGAGCGATCGCACGCAGGTCAACGAGGCCCGAACGATCGCCGACGGGCTCGGGATGGAGTTTCGGGAGATCCAGCTCCAGCCGCTGCTTGACGCGTTCGAGGAGACGGTCGCGGCCGAGTTCGAACCCGAGACGCCCGACCGGCCGAACGAGCGCAATTACGCGCTCGGAAACGTGGTCGCACGGCTGCGGATGGCCTGTGCGTACTACGCCGCGAACCGCGAGTCGCGGCTCGTCGTCGGAACGGCGAACCGCTCGGAGCTTCTGCTCGGCTACTTTACGAAGTACGGCGACGGCGCGGCCGACGTGTATCCGATCGGCGACCTCTACAAGACCGAGGTCCGAGCGCTGGCGAAACGGCTCGGTGTCCCCCGTCGGATCGTCACCAAGGCGCCGACCGCCGGCTTCTGGGCGACCCAGACCGACGCCGACGAGCTCGGCGCCGCCTACGACGTCATCGACCCCTTGCTGTGGCGGCTCGTCGACGAGGACGTCCCCCTCGAGGACGCGATCGACGTCCTCGGGATCGAGCCCGACCTCGCCCACGAGATCGTCGCGCGGTGTGTCCGGACGGCCCACAAGCGACAGACCCCCCGGACTCCGGGAATCGCGGACCGCGAGGGGTTCGGCGACGTCGATTCCTACTCGAGATAG